ATCGGGCAGATGCGGAAGATGGGAGTGGATTCCCTGCCGCTGGTCGCCGCCGTCGCGGCGTTCATCGGCGCGGTCACCGCCGTGCAGACGCGATTCCAGCTGCTGCCGGGAGTCGAGCTGACCGTCGTGGGATTGATCACGCGCCAGTCGATCGTGCTCGAGCTCGGCCCGTTGCTCACCGCGCTGGTGCTGACCGGCCGCGTGGGCGCGCGCATCACCGCGGAGCTCGGGACGATGCGCGTGACCGAGCAGATCGACGCGCTCGAGACGCTGGCGTACGATCCGGTGGCGTATCTCGTCGTGCCGCGCCTGATCGCGTCGATCATCATGGTTCCCCTGCTCACGATATTCGCGGATTCGATCGGGATCCTGACCGGCATGTTCGCGGCCCAGAGCGTCGGCATCTCCAACGCCGATTTCGCCGAGGGTTTGCGCCTCTCCTTCGCTCCGTTCCAGATCTTCTACAGCCTGCTCAAGGCCACGCTGTTCGGAACGGCGATCGCGTTTTTCTGCGCGTACGAGGGATTCTATGCCGAGGCGGGCGCCGAGGGCGTCGGCCGGAGCACCGCCAGCGCCGTGGTCGTAACTTCCGTGGCGATACTGATGCTCGACGCGCTCACCGCGATGGTGCTGGCCAGGTACCTGATTTGAGACAGCTTTTGGCTGTTGGCTATTGGCTATTAGCTAACCGCCCTGGTTTTCCTACGTTTCCGTCTGGCCAATAGCCAAGAGCCAACAGCCAACAGCTTCTTCAGAGCCATACGATGACATTGCAAACCAACCGATGAAGCGACGCGACGAGGTTCTCGTAGGCATCATCGTCACCATCGGCCTGATCGTAGCCATCGCCGGCACGGTATGGCTGGCGCAGGGCGGGCTGGAGCGGGGGTATCCGCTGTACGCCAAGTTCCCATGGGGCGAAGGGCTCAAGCGCGGGCAACCAGTGCTGCTCTCGGGCGTGACCGCCGGCTACGTGGACAAGGTCGAGTTCATCCCGACCGGCGGCGTCATGGCCACGCTCAGGATGACCGGCGGCTACCGGGTGCCGAAAGGGACGCGCGCGTCGGTCGTTCCCGCGGGCTTCTTCGGCGACAAGGCCGTGGCGCTGGTTCCTGACCGGCCGAACCCGGTCACGCACGCCGAGGGCGACACGCTGCCCGTGGCCCCGAGCCCGCCCGGGGTGGATCAGCTCGCGGCCAAAGCTGATTCAATAGCCGGGTCGGTTCAGGCGATCACGCGGGAGTTCGAGCGGGAGCTGGTGTTGGGGCGCGGCCTTGCCGAGTTGCGAGCCACGCTTGCCGGAACGAATCGGCTGGTAAACCAGTTGAGCGCAGTCGTTACGGCACAATCGCGTCAGTTGGACGCCACTATGGCATCACTTCGCCGAGCCGCGGCAGCCGTGGATTCCGCTAAAGTCGATTCCACCCTCAGGAACATGCAGGCGGCGA
This genomic interval from Gemmatimonadaceae bacterium contains the following:
- a CDS encoding ABC transporter permease; this encodes MIEAVGNVFGGIGARAYFARDIGRGAASPRTYGPEIIGQMRKMGVDSLPLVAAVAAFIGAVTAVQTRFQLLPGVELTVVGLITRQSIVLELGPLLTALVLTGRVGARITAELGTMRVTEQIDALETLAYDPVAYLVVPRLIASIIMVPLLTIFADSIGILTGMFAAQSVGISNADFAEGLRLSFAPFQIFYSLLKATLFGTAIAFFCAYEGFYAEAGAEGVGRSTASAVVVTSVAILMLDALTAMVLARYLI
- a CDS encoding MlaD family protein, yielding MKRRDEVLVGIIVTIGLIVAIAGTVWLAQGGLERGYPLYAKFPWGEGLKRGQPVLLSGVTAGYVDKVEFIPTGGVMATLRMTGGYRVPKGTRASVVPAGFFGDKAVALVPDRPNPVTHAEGDTLPVAPSPPGVDQLAAKADSIAGSVQAITREFERELVLGRGLAELRATLAGTNRLVNQLSAVVTAQSRQLDATMASLRRAAAAVDSAKVDSTLRNMQAASANVVELSAELSRTSAQLSATLAKLDSGEGTAGKLLTDPALYNDVRRLVTRVDSLTLDFQRNPRRYINLSIF